Part of the uncultured Desulfobacter sp. genome, GCTCACAGGGCTGATATAGCAAGGTGCCCGCTTGATGCGGGCAATGGTTTGGCCGTCCATCTGCTGTAAAAATTTTTGTGCAATTTTTTGTGACTGCCTTGAAACCGTAGCGCCTATTTTTCCTTGGGCATCCAGCCAGACGAGGTTTCTGAAGGATTTGTCCCTGCCGAGCATGGATTCAAGTATACCTTGAATCTCTTTGGCAGAATCAGACCTTTGGCCCATGGCCAGCGCAGTTTCCATAATGCTGAACTTTTCTTCAATAAAGTTGCCCACGGACCGGGCCGCACCTCGGGCAATCAGCTTCTGGTTGGCCGCAATGGTTTTGGCACTGGTCTTGGCATGGATATAGATCTGGAAGGTGCCGGCAATGATCAGGGCGGTGGTGGTAATGGCGAAGAAGGATAGGGCCAGAGTTAATGCGATGCTGTTGGGACGTTTTTTATTCATGGATGATCTCTACGGCCAGTTTCAGCAATCCTTCCGGCACGGTCATCCCCAACTTTTGAGCCTGCTTCAGGTTGATACGCAACTGGCCCTCCAAGGTGACCAGGGGCAGGGAATTGGGTTTAACGCCTTGGAGGATCTTGTCAGCCAGCAGGGCTGCCAGGTGGCCTGCATCTGCAAACAGGGGGGCATAGCTGAACAGGGCGCCTGCCCGGGCCGTAAAATCGGTGGCACCGCCAAGGGGAATCCGGTTTTTTTCTGCATAATGGCTCAGGATCTTGAAATTTTCAGGGTCGGCCGTAATGGGTTCGGGCATCGTATAGATGGCGTCAATGCGGCCCAGGTCGTAATTTCCCTTGCCGTCCAGCGCGGCAATGATATCCTCCAGGGAGGTGATGGGAACGATGGCAAGTTCGATATTCATGGATGGGGCCAATTTTTTCAAGGCCTTTAAGGTGCCGATGCTGGTGGGATAACCGATATGGTTCAACAATAGGATTCGCCTTGCCGAAGGCACAAGGTCCGTTAACACCTCAAACCGTTTCATAAATATATCCGACAGGGGCGGATAGACAACGCCTGTTATGTTCCGGCTGTGCTCCCGGATGCTTTTGGCAAGGTCATTGTCGTCAATGGTGGCCCAGGTGAAAACAACGGGGATCTCCGAGCCTTGAACCGCTTTGTGGGCCGCCACGGCGGCACCTGTGGGAAAGGCCACGATCAGGTCCACGTTATCGGCGACGAATTTCTCGGCAGCCTCTTTGAGTTTATCCTGGTCAAAGTATACCCCGGAAAACGCATAGGTGATATTGGCGCCCTCATGGTACCCCAATTCCCCCATTTTCCGGACAAAGGCCTCTCCCACAGCTTCAAAGGCCTTGGTTCCGGATAGAATCCCCACCGTGTAGGACTGCGGCGCCTTGTCTCGGCAGCCGCCGGACAGGCAGAGCAAAAGTGTCAGGACCACAATCAAATTTCCGAGCGAACGATTTTTCATTTCCTTTGATATCCTTATTAATATCAAGATGATGTCGGATCCATGCCGGAAGTCAAATGACGAAAAAAGATGGAGGGGAGTCGCCCAAACAGGTTGGGGATGTTTTAATTTCCGGATCTCACCCTATGAAATTTTTTTAACAGATAAGTGTGGTCGGCGTCAATAAATTACTGATCTGGTACCAGCGACTTAATTCCCAGCCAAAATAATCGGGCTGAATTCCCCATCTAATGCATGCCGGAGTAGAAACCTGCCGGTAATACGGCAGGTTGGGGCGAGCCCAACATTATTAAAAGCGACTTTTTGTCGCAACCGCAGCATTTTTTTGTTAGGGAAGTCTTAATTCTTATTCATTTTTATGTTTTGTTAATTCAATAGCCGTTGTGTAATTTCTGCAATAACCAGTACTTACCCTCATCCTGAACAATCCCGACAATTATGCAAAATAGGATGTCTTCAAAAGAAGCAAGGCAGAATTGGGCCAGGTTAATCCAAAAAATTTATGAAGTTGATCCTTTGGTTTGCTCGGAATGTCAGGGCCAAATGAAAATTATTTCTTTCATCGAAAATCTTGATGTCATCGAAATGATTCTGCGCCACCTTGGGCTCTGGGACATTCGCAATCATGATCCACCTCCGGCGGTTATTTCTGATCCCATTCCTGAATTGGTGTATGACTTTTCGGTCTCTCAAATCCCGGCAGTTGAGTATTGGAATTGATTTTCACTGTTTGCACCGGTTTCTGGTGAGGTGCGCCTAAAATTAGTTTAAACTTAATCATCTTTGTCAAACGTTCGTCATACTTTGCTTGACAAAAAGCGTCTTCTTATCTGCCGGTGGTTGTTTAGTCACCATCCTGTCCTTAGGGTAAGCCTGTATTCTGAAAGGTTTGTCAAACTTTTTGTATTGACACTTAATTTATTTGATTGTATAAAGCGGCTCTGTTTGCTTATCGTAGATATGGCTAACCGGATTTGCAGCGGGAGGGTATTCTCGAACAACAGCCATGAAACGTTGCCCGAAAATTTTTCGAAAAGCTTATGAAAACGTTCCGTCCTGACCCGCCCCAGCCAACAACAATTCCAAATCAATTCAGGTGCAACGTCCCGTCATCAATTGGCCGGGGCGGAACTGATATTCTTGCCTTTCCCTCCGGGCTTCAGCTGATGAGCATTGATCGGCAACTCAAGGATCACACGCTTTTTCAATATTTTTTTGAAAAACCGTCCGTTGGCTTTGGCTTTTGCCTTGACGGGAGCTTTCAATACCAGCCCTCCTATTTTAATCAGCCCTTTGCAATTCATGCAGGAGAAGGCGGTTTTTTCTCTTTTCCCAAACGGATTGAGGTCTTTGAAAAAGGGGACGATCGAACCATGCAGCGGGTCTATTTAATGTTGGATGGCCATCACTTGTCCCAGCTCTCCTGCGGCGATGAGGATCGTTTTTATCCGGTATTGAAAAGTTTTGAAAAAAACGAGCC contains:
- a CDS encoding ABC transporter substrate-binding protein, with translation MKNRSLGNLIVVLTLLLCLSGGCRDKAPQSYTVGILSGTKAFEAVGEAFVRKMGELGYHEGANITYAFSGVYFDQDKLKEAAEKFVADNVDLIVAFPTGAAVAAHKAVQGSEIPVVFTWATIDDNDLAKSIREHSRNITGVVYPPLSDIFMKRFEVLTDLVPSARRILLLNHIGYPTSIGTLKALKKLAPSMNIELAIVPITSLEDIIAALDGKGNYDLGRIDAIYTMPEPITADPENFKILSHYAEKNRIPLGGATDFTARAGALFSYAPLFADAGHLAALLADKILQGVKPNSLPLVTLEGQLRINLKQAQKLGMTVPEGLLKLAVEIIHE